The genomic region AGCGGGGCGCATGGCCGCTATGCGGCGGTCTCCTGTTGCAGCGGTTCGCCGTTCCACTCCAGGTCGCGGTTGGAGGCTTCAATAAACGTCATCCGTCGACTCAGCGCCCTGACCACGGATTCGCCGACACCCAACCATTTGCCCATGACAGGCCCGCGATCCTGCGCCGAGTAGAGGATATCCGAACCTCGGCGGAAATCCCGCCAGAAGGTCTGCGCGCAGGGGTGACGGGCGCGGCTGTGGCCAAACAGGAGCATGACGTCGGCCATCATCACCGGGGCGTGGCGCGCGGGCGTGAGCGCAGGGGCGGCGGGTTGGCCGTGGGCAAACGCGGCGGACAGGGGCGTGGCGGCGTCAAACAGGTGAACCCCGCTGGTCGCCCGCGGATTGCACTCCAGCAGATGATAGCGGCCATCGCGCAGCAGCAGGTCGAATCCGAACTGTCCGGTGACGCGATGCCGGTGCGCAAAGCGGCGGCAAAACGCCAGCAACGTGGGCGCTTCCACCGGTTGTAGATAGAACCCGGCGGCCCGCCCCCAGCGATAGAGCGGACGATAACAGGAGAACGCGGTCAGCGCGCCATCCACGGCCACCGCATACGCGCACTGTTCGTCGCCGGTCAAATAGGGTTGCGCCACCCACGGGCTCTGCTCCGAGGGGCGCACTCGGCGCAACTGGGTCGCGCTGGGGCCAATCAGCGTCTGCGCGGCGAAACGCGAGTAGGCGGGTTTGAAGACATATGCGGCGCTGCGCGCCAGATAGGGCTGCAGATCCTGCGCGCTGGAGAGGGTCTCGCTGTGCGGAATCGACACCCCCAAACCCTGCGCGATGCACGCCAAACGCCCCTTGTGATGAAATTGCCGCAACAGGGCCAGATCATTGCAAAAGACCCGGCATAGACGGGAAAGCCGCTCGCAGAACGCGGCGATGTAAAAAATCTCTTCACAGGTTGGCGCCAGCAGGTCGATCTTGTCACGACGGATAATGCGCTCCAGGGCTTCAATGAAGCCCAGATGATCCGCGCGCGGGCTCGGCGTGGTCGTGTGTCGCACAACCGCGTTGGAGAATCGGCTGGCGGGCAGATGCACCGAATCCGCGGTGTAGACCGCATGTCCCTGTTGCGCAAAACGGCGCGCCAGCCCCAATGCGGCCAGCGCGCGCGCGCCGGTGATCAATACCCGCATACGCCGCAAGCTCCCAAACAAGCGTCTGTATCAATCGAGGTGGAAACGAGGCGAACAGCCCCCGTTTTTTACGCCACCCGGCGGGGCGGGGGCAATCCTTTTCCGTTGCCCCTGTGGCGGCGCGCGCGTATCACGCGGCGGTCGTCAAGGCGGCGAGAGTTGCCTGCGACACGCCTGCCGTTGCTGTGGCGAGGCGAGAAAATTCTGCGCGCCGCCGATATCCGTGCCCGGTTGTCCCGGCTCCTGCGCCATGCGCCACAGACACTGGCCCAAGGCGTAGAGGTGGTCGAACTCGCGCAACGCGACCCCGCCCTGATGAAAGAAGCGATCATAGCGGGCGAGAAACGCCTCCGACAGGGCTTCGCCCTCATCGGCGCGCAGCGTGAGCAGAACGCGCTCGGCGTCGGCGTCGGGCAGCGGCGCGAGCAGGCGGAAATTGTCCCGCAGCGCCGCCGGATGAAACAGGGGGCTGGACGCAATGAACACCTGCGGCGCGCGCAGATCGACCGACGCCACGTCGATTCCCGCGCGCAACAGCGCGGCGCGCCCCTGCGCGGGCTCGGCGAACATCAGATAGGGCAGGTCCGGCATCGCCGGGTTCTGCCACGGACGTTGATAGGCCCCGCCCGGCAGCATGAGCGCCCCCGGTCGCCAATTGAGCATCAAGATTCGCCGCTCGGGGTCGATCATCCGCTGCAGTCGCCACGCTTCGCGGGTTCCCGGCCACTGCCGCTCGATCACCGACAAAAAGCTTTCGCGCCCGCGCACAAAGTCCCAATCCCACGCGCGCAGGGGGGGCCACTGCGGTTGCGGCAGCGCCAGCAGCAGCAGAATCGCGCCGGCCATGCGGCGGCGCTGGCCCCGGTCGGATACGCGCCCGGCCACGTATCCGCTCAACCACAGCAGAGCCAACAGGCTGAAGGCGAAGCGGAAACCGGTGGCGCGAAACACCACCGCATGGTTCAGCAGAAGCGCCAATGCGGCGCTGCCGAGAAAGCCCGGCAGGACGATCCAGGCGGTCAGGTCGATCTCCGCCGCACCGTCGCGGCGCGGCGTCAGCGCGCTCCACAGCAGCGCCGCCCCCAGCAGAGCGAGGATCGCCAGCGGCCGCCAACGCCACAGCGACCCATCGAGCACATGACCCGCGCCCGTCGCCAGGCTCTCCCAGGTTGGCGCATGCAGCAGAAAATCGCCTTGCAACACCCGCTGCAGCTTCCAAATGAAGAGGCTGCTGTGTTCGGAAAAACGCGCCACATCGGCCAGCGCGTCGAAGCGCTCAAACGTCAAATCCGGGTGCCCCAGGGTCAGGCTGTTGTAGGCGATGGCCGCGCCCCACGCCGCCGCGCTCCACAGCAGACCCTGGATGGCCGCCCGCCGCGCCGCCGTCCATCCGCGCCAGCGCGCCAGCAGCCACGTCCAGCCGAGCAGCGGCGTCAGCAGAAGCAGATAGGCCGGGTAGAGAACCACCATCGCCATGAGGGTGAGCATCGCCCCGCGCACGGGCAGCGACTGCCGCGCGGCGGCGTGGTTGAGCAGCAAAATCAACCAGTAGCAGGCCGCAACCAGAAAGGCGGCGATGATCACGTGGGTCTTGTACAGATTCAATTCGGCCTGCGGCCCCTGCGGCCACAGACACAGCAGAATCACCCCCAGCCAGGCGATGCGCAGACTGCCGCACAGCCCCGCGCCGAGGCGCACCAGCAGCAGCAACAGCAGCAGCAGCGCGGCAAACCCCGCCAGCGAGGCCGAGAGATGGTCGCTCAACCCCATCACGAAGAAGCTCCAGCCAGCCCCCCGCATCACCGCGAACATCGGCAGGCGGAAGGTCGGCCAGAAGCCATGGGTTTGGTGCAAAACTTCATCCTGAAACGGCAGATAGCTGCCGGGCACATCATTGTTTTCCAGACGCAGGGCGAGCATCTCCGCCATCGCGTAATCGACCAGCAGCGCCACGCTCACCGCCAGCAGTCCCCAGGTCAGCGGCGACTGCGCCTGCAACCAGCGGCGCATAGGGGCGGCGATCTCATGGGCGACCCAGCCGCTCCACGCGGCCAACCCCGCGCCCACGGTGAGGAAGGTGGCCGGGTAGTACAGCGACGCCATGCCCAAACCGGCGAACAGCAGGGAGATGGCGGCCATGCCGGTGGTCGCGCAGGCGAGAAAATGGCTGAAGCGATCCAGCCGCGGGCTGAGCAGACGCGCAGGCCGCGGCAGCAGCAGGCGTCCGGCGCCGTAGAGGAGGGGGAACAGCAGCAGCAGCAGGATCACGCGCAGCAGATGGTAGAGCGGATAGCGCCAACCGGGCTGGTCAAACTGATCCGGCCACAGGTGCAGACCGCGCAACGCGAGGCTGACGCCCAGTAGCAGCAGCGTGAGCAGCAGCGCGTGGGCCAGGCGTTGACGACGCGGCGGCGCGGCGCCCTCTTGCGGGATCGGAGTCGAAACCAAAATCACATAGTCTCAGAAAGAGTGAAATCTGGGCGAAGCGGTCCGGTCATGGCCCGCTGATCACCTGTCCAACCGCGCGGCAAGGGCGCGCGGGCCCCGCCACAAGCGCGCCAGCGCCAGCGCAAACGCGATGGGAAACAGCAAAAATGCGCGAAACAGCCAGCGCGCGATAGGGTCGTCGTAATAGAACGTCGCCAGATGCTCTCCCGGCGGAATGAAGAGCGCCTTGAAGCCCAGATCCGCCTCCCACAACTCGGCGCGACGGCCATCCAGGCGCGCTTTCCAATAGGGGTTGATGGCGTCGGCGTAGACCAGCCACGCCCCCTGCGGATCGCTGACGCGCACGGCGGTTTTCAGCAGATTGGCGTGATAGCGCAGCGGTTGCTCCAGCTCGCCGGCGCGAGGAGTCGCAGCGGCGTCGGGCGCCGCTGCGCTGTCGGCGCGCAGTTGCAAAGGACTCAACACGAACTGGTGCAGGCGCAGAATCTCCCCGGCGGCCAAGGCGTCGATCTGCAGGCGGTAGCGCGTATAGCGGGCGGGGGCGTCGATGGCGAACTCCCGGGTCTCCCGCTGCCGCCACGGCGGCGCGTTGCGCACCTGGCTGAGAAGGGACCAGGTTTGGCCGTCGTTGGAGCCCCACAGCCGCCAGGCCAGTGGCATGCGATCGCGGCTGTCGGCGCCGTGGGGGCCGCTGCGCATGGCGTAAGAGCGGACCTGGAAAGGGCTCTGGAAACGCAGATCCAGGGCGAATGGGAGCGTGATGCGGCGTTCAAAGAAGGCGTCGTCGCGATAGGTTTGCAACCGCCGCGTGCGCGCATCGGCGGGCGGCGACGGCAGCAATGCCTGGAGTTGCGGATCGGTAATGCGCAGCGGCGCAGCGCGGAAATCCGCCGCTGAACGCAGCGTCACATGGGTCGGCGCGGGGCGCGCGATGACGCTGCTGACCGCCTCGACGGGGGTGTGCGCCCGCGCGCCCTGGGCGGCGTGCAGCAGGCGCAATTTGGGGCGCTCGCAGCCAAGCATGGCGCGGGTTTTGGCGGACGCCTGCGCCAGCGAACGGGTGTAGTCGGGGAACTCCTGCGCGCCCACCCCCAACGCCGTCAGCAGCACGCGGACCTGCGGCGAGATCACCAGGGCGGGCCAGGCGTGCTGGCAGGTCTCCCAACCCAGCGTGGCGTGGTGAATCGGGTCGCGCACATCCTCGCTGGCGCGCAGGGGGCCGCCATCGAGGATCGCCGCGCCGAAATACTTCTGCGCGTCGGCCATCGCTTGGTTGTGGGCGATGCGCTGCGCTTGGTAGGCGAGCGGGCTGCGGGAGAACAGCGGGGTGATGCGCGCGCGGGCCTCGGCGTCCAGGCGGGGGTGGTTGTGGCGCTCGAGCCCATGGAACAGGCCCACATCCAGCATCAGCGCCGCCCCCAGCGCCAGCGCCAGAACGCCGACCCCGCGCGGGACGGCGCGACGGCCCCAGCGCCACATCCAGACTCCCGCCGCAACATAAGCGACGATGCGCGTCAAATAGGCGATGAGCCACTCCCAGCGCGTTCCGCCCGCCAACTCCCGCGTCGGCAGCACATCGGTATGCACGATGTAGGCGCCCACGCCATCCACGATCAGCAGCGCCAACCCGGCCAGCAGCAACAACTCGGTGCGCGTTGGCCGCCGTTTCCACAGGCTCCAGGCTGCGCCGCGCCGACCCGCCCGACCTGCGGCGCGGAACAGGCGCTCCAGTCCGAATCCCGCGCTAATGATCAACAGCACCTGTACAATGCCGCCGATATGTCCCAGGTGACGCAGCAACTGCATGCTGGGAAACAGATACGCCAGGGCGGCGATGACCCCGCCCGCGCTGATCCCCCACGCCGCCAGGGTGGCCAGAGCAAAACCCAGAAACAGCCGTGAGCGCACCACGAGCAGCGCGTAGACGAACGCCAGCAGCGGCAACCATCCGGTATAGCCGCTGACCCGCACGCGGGTGAAATCCATGGCCCCGCCCAGCAGGTGCAGCAAGCGGGGCAGCCGAATCATCGGATCGGAGTAGGTCAGATATTCGCTCAATGGCACAAATGGACCGACACGTCCCTCCTGCCCGTGCAGAAAATCCGTCGACTGACTGATGTGCCAGTAGAACCCGAGGCAGATGGCCGCCCACACGCACAGCAGCGCCAGACCCGCCGCGCGCGCGCGGTTCAGCCGCAGCATCTCCCGCCACGGCCAGCGGTGCGCGCGCCGCGCGAACAGCAGCGCGATGAACAGAATCAGCAGATGCAGGCCGACGAAATAATAGGCGAACGGCGCCAGCGCCAAAGCGGCGAACAGATGGCCGGAACTGTGCAAACGGCACCCGCGCACCACCAGAAACAGCTGCATGGGCAGCAGATAGACGATGCCCAGATTGAACTGCACCAGCAACAACCAGGGCTGGCCGACAAACGCCGCCGCCAGGGTGGTGAGGAACACCGCCCCCGGTTGGCGAAACAGCTCGCGCGCCAGCAGCCACACGCCGAGGGTGAGAATCGCCTGATCCAGCAGAAAGGCGATCTTCACCAGCAGCAGCGCGTCATCGATCCGCAGCAGGAGCCCCAGCGCCATCACCGCCACACGCGACGGCTCCATGGCGGAGAAGAACTGGATGGTGGCGGGGACGCCGTAATCCAGCGCCGGAATCCAATACGGCAGCTCGCCGTGCTGCGCCAGATGGCTGTAGAAGTAGTGAAAGCTCTCCACCAGAAACAGCGAGTCATGCAGCGGCAGATAGCGCGGGTCGAGCAGCGGCCAGCTCCACGCCAGACCGATGCTCAACGCGGCCAGCAGCAGGCCGAAATCGCGCGCCAGAGCGCGCTGGGGAGAGGCGGAAACAGGCAAGTGCGGGATCCCGGGCCAGACCGCCTGGGCGAGGCCGGGCGGAACATGTGAATACAAGAGGGCAAAATAGCAGACTTCCGCGAGGGGCAAAAGCGATGCGGGCGCGGCGAAATTGCAATTGACGACATCCTGTTGCAGAATTTGCGCGGAGTTGCGCCGGGGCGGATTGGCCCCGGGATGGGGGCGTTCACGAGAGGATCGCAGGCATGAAGGTGGATTTTTACCGTCACCCGCTGGGCGCGGATGATCTGGCGGCGCTGACTGAGGCGCTGGCCTCGCCCATTTTGACCAATGGGCGGATTGGCGAGAGGGTGGAGCGTCAAATCGCCGAGTTTTTGCAGATTCCCCACGCGTTGTTGACCAATAGCTGGTCCAATGGCGCGGTCACGGCGTTGCGCGCGTTGGGCGTGGGACCGGGGGATGAGGTGATCGTGCCGGCCATGACCTTCATCGCCACCGCCAATGTGGTGGAGTGGGTGGGCGCGCGGCCGGTGTTCGTGGATGTGGACGCCGACACCCTGCTGATGACGCCCGAAGCGGTGGCGCAGGCGCTCACCCCGCGCACCCGCGCGGTGATTCCGGTGCACCTGTATGGCCAGATGTGCGATCTGCCGGGCATACGCCAGGCGCTGGATGGCCGCGACGACGTCGCCCTCATCGAAGACGCCGCGCACTGCTTTGAGGGCGCGTTGCAGGGGCGTCGTCCCGGCGCGCTGTCGGATGTGGCGATCTTCTCCTTCTACGCCACCAAGAACGTCACCTGCGGCGAGGGCGGGGCCATCGTCACCCGTCATGCGGCGCTGGCCGAGCGCATGCGGCGCATCCGCAGCCAGGGCATGACCCAGGGCGCCAAGGATCGCTTTTCCGGCGGCGGCTACAACCACTGGGACATGACCGAGCTGGGACTGAAATCCAACCTGTCGGATATCCTGGCGGCGCTGCTGCCCGCACAGATCGCCGCCATCGAGACCACCCGCACGCAGCGTCAGCATCTGGCGCAGCGCTATCGCGACGCCTTCGCCAACGGGCCGCTGCGCATGCCGCATTGGCTGCCGCAGCGGGATCACGCGCACCACCTGTTCCCGGTGCATGCGCCCGCCGACTTGCGCGATGCGGCCATCCGCGCCCTGGAGGAGGTCGGCGTATCGGTTACGGTCAACTATCGCGCCGCGCCGCTGGTGACCTATTATCGTGAAAAGTATGGGTTTACCCCGGAGATGTTCCCGGTCAGCCACGCCTGGGGCGAAGGCGTGCTGAGTCTGCCGCTGTACCCGGCATTGACGGCGGCCGAGCAGGCGTGGGTCATTGACGCGGCGCGCGCGCGGCTCTATCCGCTGTTGACCTCGGCGGCGGCGTAAGCGGCGCATTGAGCTGGGCGAACAGCGGCGCGCACAGCGCGCGCGCGGCCGCATCCAGGCGCTGCGGTTGGCTCAGGCGGTAGAGCGGGTCGGCCCCGCGCGGACGCGGCAGCCGCCAGCCCCACAACAGCCAGCAGCGCAGCACGTCCAGCGCGCTGCGCAGCACAAACAGCGGGCGCGCGCCCTTGCCCTTGCCCTGACGCCGCGGGGTGAAGCCGATGGGAACCTCCAGAATCCGCAAGCCGTCGCTGTAGGCGCGGATCACCAGTTCGGGGTTGGCGAAGGCCCCGCGACTGACGCGGGGGTAGCGCTGCGCCGTGGCGTGGCGGCCAAACACGATGTTCTGGTAATCCT from Magnetofaba australis IT-1 harbors:
- a CDS encoding DegT/DnrJ/EryC1/StrS family aminotransferase, with protein sequence MKVDFYRHPLGADDLAALTEALASPILTNGRIGERVERQIAEFLQIPHALLTNSWSNGAVTALRALGVGPGDEVIVPAMTFIATANVVEWVGARPVFVDVDADTLLMTPEAVAQALTPRTRAVIPVHLYGQMCDLPGIRQALDGRDDVALIEDAAHCFEGALQGRRPGALSDVAIFSFYATKNVTCGEGGAIVTRHAALAERMRRIRSQGMTQGAKDRFSGGGYNHWDMTELGLKSNLSDILAALLPAQIAAIETTRTQRQHLAQRYRDAFANGPLRMPHWLPQRDHAHHLFPVHAPADLRDAAIRALEEVGVSVTVNYRAAPLVTYYREKYGFTPEMFPVSHAWGEGVLSLPLYPALTAAEQAWVIDAARARLYPLLTSAAA